The following proteins come from a genomic window of Ilumatobacter coccineus YM16-304:
- a CDS encoding prepilin-type N-terminal cleavage/methylation domain-containing protein, whose protein sequence is MSTESLPKTRLQRRRDAGMTLPELLIVITMMGVLSAVIGTAIVTTFRVSRSTEGRVNVARAEQNIDVWLPADLASTDVTDLTLPAVDTSPTATPCGNCGSIDLSGSNALQLAWTTQIAGASAGDAPIEIVTRVQYQYIRVGDEWQIQRIECVGSEPCRMNVVLHDLDGPPDPSAYADVAPTWVFDVAAPDSNPDLSDTARRVVVTINGGGESAGAGGGENTVSLTAGGRTTDEIAADDFIVPSFVRARSRCGGPISLLVDTSGSIPTNDLNNVVEPGVQAFINAFRDTPTQIQVIEFGDHARPMGPGNDWHKYVDMTDEAAVDALVAEVTKLSDRRAGARTNWEDPFFRALKNADGTAALQASNRIVFFTDGVPTVHRRMDPESGKPADQFYTGTQVDYNAGKYDPSKWTAIYNQTAVTKFNQESFDRTDALLDANRGIDLIFVGVGNGLQSVDRKWIQNRQAYTDPSADPAPVVNRAGKDILTELLANAPSGQVPAVQSGGEYTNAEVANYYEQSNFNAANFAAAMRAAALKDCGGTLTLQTRLADGTPVSDEFVYENSEFRDDDGVVIGSEVRRVTTSSTFKTGTFDFEIPSDTEYFDVDIVPQELQTQAGYTPVGWSCRAGADPRVPEAVIDVPDSAYDGITVRVRPNEAVSCILEVTT, encoded by the coding sequence ATGTCAACTGAATCCCTCCCGAAGACCCGTCTGCAGCGTCGCCGCGACGCCGGCATGACGCTGCCCGAGTTGCTGATCGTCATCACGATGATGGGCGTCCTCTCCGCCGTCATCGGCACGGCGATCGTCACCACGTTCCGCGTGTCGCGCAGCACCGAAGGCCGGGTCAACGTCGCCCGAGCCGAACAGAACATCGACGTCTGGCTGCCCGCCGACCTGGCGTCGACCGACGTCACCGACCTGACCCTGCCGGCGGTCGACACCTCGCCGACGGCGACGCCGTGCGGCAATTGCGGCAGCATCGACCTGTCGGGATCCAACGCGCTGCAACTCGCCTGGACGACGCAGATCGCCGGTGCGAGCGCCGGTGACGCGCCGATCGAGATCGTCACCCGGGTGCAGTACCAGTACATCCGCGTCGGTGACGAGTGGCAGATCCAGCGCATCGAGTGCGTCGGTTCCGAGCCGTGCCGGATGAACGTCGTGCTGCACGATCTGGACGGGCCGCCGGACCCGAGCGCCTACGCCGACGTCGCCCCGACCTGGGTGTTCGACGTCGCCGCACCCGACTCGAACCCGGACCTCTCCGACACAGCCCGCCGTGTCGTCGTCACCATCAACGGTGGCGGCGAGTCCGCCGGTGCCGGTGGCGGCGAGAACACCGTCAGCCTGACCGCTGGCGGTCGCACCACCGACGAGATCGCCGCCGACGACTTCATCGTCCCGTCGTTCGTCCGGGCTCGCTCCCGCTGCGGCGGCCCGATCTCGCTGCTCGTCGACACGTCGGGCTCCATCCCCACGAACGACCTCAACAACGTGGTCGAGCCTGGCGTGCAGGCGTTCATCAACGCCTTCCGCGACACACCGACCCAGATCCAGGTCATCGAGTTCGGCGATCACGCTCGGCCGATGGGCCCCGGCAACGACTGGCACAAGTACGTCGACATGACCGACGAAGCCGCCGTCGATGCACTGGTCGCCGAAGTCACCAAGCTCAGCGACCGCCGTGCCGGTGCTCGCACCAACTGGGAAGACCCGTTCTTCCGGGCGCTCAAGAACGCCGACGGCACCGCTGCACTGCAAGCGTCGAACCGCATCGTGTTCTTCACCGACGGCGTGCCGACCGTGCACCGCCGGATGGATCCGGAGTCGGGCAAGCCAGCCGATCAGTTCTACACCGGCACGCAAGTCGACTACAACGCCGGCAAGTACGACCCGAGCAAGTGGACGGCGATCTACAACCAGACCGCCGTCACCAAGTTCAACCAGGAGTCGTTCGACCGCACCGACGCGCTGCTCGACGCCAACCGCGGCATCGACCTGATCTTCGTCGGCGTCGGCAACGGGCTGCAGAGCGTCGACCGCAAGTGGATCCAGAACCGCCAGGCCTACACCGACCCGAGCGCCGACCCGGCGCCCGTCGTCAACCGTGCCGGCAAGGACATCCTCACCGAGCTGCTCGCCAACGCGCCGAGCGGCCAGGTGCCGGCCGTGCAGTCGGGTGGCGAATACACCAACGCCGAGGTGGCGAACTACTACGAGCAGTCGAACTTCAACGCCGCCAACTTCGCTGCAGCCATGCGAGCGGCTGCGCTCAAGGATTGCGGTGGCACGCTCACCCTCCAGACGCGCCTCGCCGACGGAACGCCCGTCTCCGACGAGTTCGTCTACGAGAACAGCGAGTTCCGCGACGACGACGGTGTCGTGATCGGGTCGGAGGTCCGACGCGTGACCACGTCGAGCACGTTCAAGACCGGCACGTTCGACTTCGAGATCCCGAGCGACACCGAGTACTTCGATGTCGACATCGTCCCGCAGGAACTCCAGACGCAAGCCGGATACACCCCGGTCGGCTGGTCGTGTCGCGCAGGAGCCGATCCACGGGTCCCCGAAGCGGTGATCGACGTTCCCGACTCGGCGTACGACGGCATCACGGTTCGCGTGAGACCCAACGAAGCGGTGTCGTGCATCCTCGAGGTGACGACGTGA